TGGACGGGGGCCCCCGACGTCGAGGCAATCGAGCAGCAGACCGGAGTGCGCTCGATACCGGTGTGGACCGGCGACCTGATCGAGGCAGGCGGCATCCGGCTCGAGGTGATCGGTTTGGTGGGGCACACTCCCGGATCGATCGCTCTGGTGCTGCGCTCAGGTCGTGCGGACGAGCCCGTGAACATCTTCACCGGCGATTCGCTGTTCCCCGGCGGGGTTGGCGCGACCGGTTCGGCACAGCAGTTCAACTCGCTGCTGGCAGACGTGAGCACCAAGATCTTCGACCGTTTCGACGATGAGACGATCATCCATCCGGGTCACGGCGATTCGACCACCATCGGGGTGGAGCGCCCTCAGCTGGCGCAGTGGCGTGCCCGGGGCTGGTAGCGGCAGGCGACCTCAGCAGACACAGGACTGCGGGCGACCGGATGGGGAATCCGGTCGCCCGCAGTCTGTAATGATCCGGCTGGTCAGGCCTCGATCGGGGTGTCGTCGTTCTTGCGCTTGGTCTTGAGCAGCGACAGCACCGCGGTTA
The Brooklawnia propionicigenes DNA segment above includes these coding regions:
- a CDS encoding MBL fold metallo-hydrolase gives rise to the protein MTGLFHTSAHDSPVRFDAGNVSCTKVSVGPMDNNAYLLDAGGPVVLIDAADDAPRLLELIGDGGLAAVITTHRHHDHVGALAEVVRTTGAQAWTGAPDVEAIEQQTGVRSIPVWTGDLIEAGGIRLEVIGLVGHTPGSIALVLRSGRADEPVNIFTGDSLFPGGVGATGSAQQFNSLLADVSTKIFDRFDDETIIHPGHGDSTTIGVERPQLAQWRARGW